In Salvelinus alpinus chromosome 22, SLU_Salpinus.1, whole genome shotgun sequence, one genomic interval encodes:
- the atm gene encoding serine-protein kinase ATM isoform X5, with the protein MSLVLHELLVCCRGLENDKATERKKEADRFRQLIRSPDTVEELDRISGTRAAKSSKQLTWNAVFRFLQKYLQKETELLQSGKANVSATTQANRQKKMQEISSLVKYFIRCANKRGPRLNCGELLNHVMEILRSSFSCSAYGEDYSSILLKNILSVRKYWCEITQQQWHNLLDLYCGLFTGSSKAINRVLVSRIIHTAVQGCCLQTEGFSHTLFSFFSRALLNARQERHLAVVEHLVSALNVFLRSAAMNCRIRVCRLGEELLPSVLYVWTQMRPSTTLKEEIVEFFNLQLCVHHPKGSKTQDTGAYAEDWVKWQSLLYNLYDALVSEISQIGSRGKYATGSRHIAVKENLMELTAEICHQLFSEDCNLQVLEVTQAHLRATQRGSPHGTPSKRRRIELGWEVLRDHLQPHHSDFDIIPWLQITSVLTSKYPSMVPGQELVPLLSILCQLLGEQRRGDRGPYVLRCLREVARCQATHPERAQSYRVELGRLWGRVWALALRGVSSPQTEALSLALLSTILQGAFIPIDRELWKLFSGSACKPSDAAALCLAQALLKCPVLKSLGTGWDHAGAVEGVGPPSLKENIMSWLLMNEQSEEAEESSRPHPIVCRDFPHNLIPRILVPLTLKDTRAGIMFLLGAKGLESAVMQDQTQVEVKGALSEIESMYLQFSFDEMPSNPMVKEMVSSAGTQLTVVPSLKHKLEQGLLSVADHLLNCYSPDSQTTPPECLVRCSSLLTGVLAGYVSTGLLTEEEACHSQLFLKAKALVQDFSEYISNVKVKMAEDGTMTTLRSVMRLCTQCVNRGVKDSMSSVSCNLFMKIFPARLLTELAEICKLLLNSSCKRGSVGIEEETTDEDWDMTRTQADQQEDIDLFDDGDEPQTSTSKGTHRQNVDPNDTQCGPDAKSLLAEEHLAQQDLAILASLEFLSLCVSAEFIHGLSFKPVEVRRKLLLLLEQIDCTKPLHLNMYLVLLKKLPAEDTSLAAEEFDSLLRPLADLCSLYRQDQEICAAVLLGLLPSIRSLGRTQDQHNDMRHVQGALLQVVSGFCILGRTGKCTAIVKVALIHCLLALLEADPCCKWAVLTLREEELPVSVILPSHLSDSHHHVRMLAAMTVERLFLEMTPDSLEKRKMLPLKCQQTAFENIYLKAQEGMRVQKNSSPEDLSDETFNRKATLLKSVSVVLCCSPVCEKQSLFALFQSYKENNIEEPLIKKVLGSVSRALGYRSVEAFVSSHLDYLVAEWLGQHGYTLESFPYTLLNHATLKDFYSSSYQVLIPHLVFLDDFKQVKSISTHLGKDWKKLLANCFPKIMVNILPYFAVSGQDAQVAQQREKAHRVYDLLKDSNCLGKPQIDSLIHSNLSDIVVELLMTLYEGAATEEGGRGDLRRFIGELDPAPNPPYFSSYVIKATLDYLSSCHSANLKSLVAILSKTPISIQRILLAVCQKAAETINAYERHRILLMYYLFVSLLLKEVKDGLGGAWAFVLRDIIYTLIHHINSRPAQLDEVSSRSFSLCCDLLTSVCRTAVQFCDDAVESHLQVIVGTLTAQVTNQLAISQQVLSLLKFLVVESQDKLKSAIQKLEPFPDRPEFRELRAVQHTLKYSTGKFTLRQEIAHFLSVASCDSLPLTRLEGLKDLRRQLHNNKSQIRPLLRECLADPEESVLVLLVLNLLQLCKLAANHPGGRDILEAAGSCLGELGPVDFSTIALLHGKDQLNARAVSLFSPVEPQWLYIILNCINNALTHHCIEVRQAAVQSLKDILATQAGADFWEIHKDNRDPMLAYLNPFRSTKKKVVGMSEEVSLVARERLESQDLWVPEAGGHKAWLKTLCMVLLDSGGVRSEALLLSRPLCLVKTDFCQRVLPLIIHDILLGDSDGSWRKLLSTHIQDFFTSCSSRARASSRSTTPLPSDSAGESDISNQGPLDKASLRTMLSVINYLRQQQRPLESDSNLCGTEFDAVVLVLVTCVVRSLMLLCWF; encoded by the exons GAGGGCCTCGGCTGAATTGTGGTGAGCTCCTGAATCATGTGATGGAGATTCTGCGGAGCTCATTCAGCTGCTCGGCCTATGGGGAGGACTACAGCAGCATCTTGCTCAAGAACATCCTGTCTGTCCGCAAGTACTGGTGTGAGATCACCCAGCAGCAGTGGCACA ATTTGCTGGATCTGTATTGTGGCCTTTTCACTGGTTCCTCCAAGGCCATAAATCGTGTGCTTGTGAGCAGGATCATCCACACTGCAGTCCAGGGCTGCTGTCTGCAGACTGAGGGCTTCAGCCATACACTCTTCAGCTTCTTCTCCAGAGCACTGCTCAATGCCAG GCAGGAGAGACACTTGGCAGTGGTGGAGCACTTGGTCTCTGCTCTGAACGTCTTCCTGAGGTCTGCTGCCATGAACTGCCGTATCAGGGTGTGTCGGCTGGGTGAGGAGCTCCTGCCCTCTGTGCTCTATGTGTGGACACAGATGAGGCCCAGCACCACTCTCAAAGAGGAGATAGTAGAGTTCTTCAACCTGCAGCTCTGTGTACATCATCCCAAAGGATCAAAGACACAAGACACAG GAGCCTACGCTGAGGACTGGGTCAAATGGCAGAGTCTACTCTATAACCTGTATGATGCCCTGGTGAGTGAGATCAGCCAGATTGGGAGCCGGGGGAAATATGCCACAGGGTCGCGCCACATCGCTGTGAAGGAGAACCTTATGGAGCTAACTGCAGAAATCTGCCATCAG CTCTTTAGCGAGGATTGTAACCTCCAGGTTCTGGAGGTGACTCAGGCCCACCTCAGAGCCACCCAGAGAGGCAGTCCACACGGCACGCCCAGCAAGCGTAGACGCATCGAGCTGGGCTGGGAGGTTCTCCGAGACCACCTGCAGCCACACCATAGTGACTTTGACATCATACCATG GTTACAGATCACATCAGTGTTGACCTCTAAGTACCCCTCCATGGTGCCTGGCCAGGAGCTGGTTCCTCTGCTGTCCATCCTGTGCCAGCTGCTGGGGGAGCAGCGGCGGGGTGACAGGGGGCCCTACGTGCTGCGCTGCCTGAGGGAGGTGGCTCGCTGCCAGGCCACACACCCAGAGAGGGCCCAATCCTACAGGGTTGAACTGGGCAGGCTGTGGGGCCGTGTCTGGGCCCTGGCTCTACGGGGGGTCAGCTCCCCCCAAACTGAGGCCCTCAGTCTGGCCCTGCTGTCCACCATCCTCCAGGGAGCCTTCATTCCCATTGACAGAGAGCTCTGGAAGCTCTTCTCTGGCTCGGCCTGCAAGCCCTCTGA TGCTGCTGCTCTGTGTTTGGCCCAGGCCCTTCTCAAGTGTCCTGTTCTTAAGAGCCTGGGCACTGGGTGGGACCATGCAGGGGCTGTGGAGGGGGTCGGGCCACCCAGCCTCAAGGAGAACATCATGAGCTGGCTGCTGATGAACGAACAGAGTGAAGAGGCAGAGGAGAGCTCAAGACCACACCCCATCGTCTGCAG GGATTTTCCTCATAACCTAATCCCCAGAATCCTTGTGCCTTTGACCCTCAAAGACACCCGAGCTGGCATTATGTTTCTCCTTGGAGCAAAGGGACTTGAGAG TGCTGTGATGCAAGATCAAACACAAGTGGAAGTTAAAGGTGCCCTGAGTGAGATTGAGAGCATGTACCTGCAGTTCAGCTTTGACGAGATGCCCTCTAACCCCATGGTGAAAGAGATGGTGTCCTCAGCCGGCACCCAGCTCACTGTTGTCCCCAGCCTAAAACACAAGCTGGAGCAGGGCCTCTTGTCTGTGGCTGACCACCTACTCAACTGCTACTCCCCAGAT TCTCAGACCACACCACCAGAATGCCTGGTTCGTTGTTCAAGTCTTCTTACTGGCGTTTTAGCAGGATATGTCTCTACTGGTCTCCTGACTGAGGAAGAAGCCTGCCATTCCCAACTCTTCCTAAAGGCCAAG GCACTGGTTCAGGATTTTAGTGAGTACATATCTAATGTGAAGGTGAAGATGGCAGAGGATGGGACAATGACCACACTCAGGTCTGTCATGCGGCTGTGCACACAGTGTGTCAACAGAGGGGTTAAG GACAGTATGAGCTCTGTCTCTTGCAACTTGTTCATGAAGATTTTCCCTGCGAGACTTTTGACTGAACTGGCAGAAATATGCAAACTGTTG CTGAACAGCTCCTGTAAGAGAGGCAGTGTGGGGATTGAGGAGGAGACCACAGATGAGGACTGGGACATGACGAGGACACAGGCTGACCAGCAGGAGGACATTGACCTGTTTGATGATGGAGACGAACCACAGACCAGCACATCTAAGGGGACTCACAGACAGAATGTGGACCCCAATGACACCCAGTGTGGTCCTG ATGCTAAAAGCCTACTGGCTGAGGAGCATTTGGCCCAGCAGGATTTAGCCATCTTGGCCAGTCTGGAGTTCCTGTCCCTGTGTGTATCGGCTGAGTTTATCCACGGGCTCTCTTTCAAACCAGTGGAGGTCCGCCGcaagttactactgctgctggagcAGATAGACTGCACCAAGCCACTACACCTCAACATG TACCTGGTCCTTCTGAAGAAACTACCTGCTGAGGACACATCGCTGGCAGCTGAAGAGTTTGACTCACTCCTCAGACCTCTGGC GGATCTTTGCTCATTGTACCGCCAGGACCAGGAGATCTGTGCTGCAGTGCTGCTGGGTCTGCTACCGTCTATCCGTAGTCTGGGCCGTACTCAGGACCAGCATAATGACATGAGACACGTCCAGGGAGCTCTGCTCCAAGTGGTCTCTGGATTCTG CATTTTGGGCAGAACGGGGAAATGCACAGCAATTGTAAAGGTGGCATTAATTCACTGTCTACTGGCTCTACTGGAG GCTGACCCTTGCTGTAAGTGGGCGGTCCTTACCCTGAGGGAGGAGGAGCTTCCAGTGTCCGTCATCCTCCCGTCCCACCTGTCCGACTCTCACCATCACGTACGAATGCTTGCAGCCATGACAGTGGAAAG GCTGTTCTTGGAGATGACACCAGACAGCTTGGAGAAGAGAAAGATGCTTCCTCTGAAATGCCAGCAGACAGCCTTTGAGAACATCTACCTGAAAGCCCAAGAAGGGATGAGGGTCCAG AAGAACAGCTCTCCTGAAGACCTGAGTGACGAGACCTTTAACCGCAAGGCCACGCTGCTGAAGAGTGTGTCGGTGGTGCTGTGCTGCAGCCCCGTCTGTGAGAAACAGTCCCTCTTCGCCCTCTTCCAGTCCTACAAGGAGAACAACATAGAGGAGCCGCTCATCAAAAAG GTCCTGGGCAGTGTGTCCAGAGCTCTGGGCTACAGGAGTGTGGAGGCATTTGTCAGCTCTCACCTGGATTACCTGGTGGCAGAGTGGCTGGGCCAGCATGGCTACACTCTGGAGTCCTTCCCATACACGCTGCTCAACCACGCCACTCTCAAGGACTTCTACAG CTCCTCCTATCAGGTCCTTATCCCACACCTGGTCTTCCTGGATGACTTTAAGCAGGTGAAGTCCATCAGCACCCACCTGGGTAAGGACTGGAAGAAGCTGCTGGCCAACTGCTTCCCTAAGATCATGGTTAACATCCTGCCCTACTTTGCCGTGTCGGGCCAGGATGCCCAAGTGGCCcagcagagagagaaggcccaCAGGGTCTATGACCTACTCAAGGACAGCAACTGCCTGGGCAAACCG CAAATCGACAGCCTGATTCACAGTAACCTGTCAGACATTGTGGTGGAGCTGTTGATGACCCTGTATGAAGGGGCTGCTACTGAGGAGGGGGGCAGAGGGGACCTGAGAAGGTTCATAGG GGAACTGGACCCAGCCCCAAACCCACCCTATTTCAGCTCCTATGTCATAAAAGCCACACTGGACTATCTCAGCTCGTGTCACAGTGCCAATCTCAAGTCCCTGGTGGCCATTTTATCCAAGACTCCG ATCTCCATCCAGAGGATCCTACTGGCGGTGTGTCAGAAGGCAGCTGAGACGATCAATGCCTACGAGAGGCACCGCATCCTGCTGATGTACTACCTGTTTGTCAGCCTGCTGCTCAAGGAGGTCAAGGACGGCCTGGGGGGAGCCTGGGCCTTCGTCCTCCGAGACATAATTTACACACTCATCCACCACATCAACAGCAG GCCTGCCCAGTTGGACGAGGTGTCCAGCCGTAGTTTCTCCCTGTGttgtgacctactgacctctgTGTGTCGCACGGCCGTGCAGTTCTGTGACGATGCTGTGGAGAGCCACCTCCAGGTCATCGTTGGTACTCTCACTGCCCAGGTGACAAACCAACTTGCTATCTCACAGCAG gtgctcAGTCTTTTGAAGTTCCTGGTCGTAGAGAGTCAGGACAAGCTGAAGAGTGCCATCCAGAAGTTAGAGCCCTTCCCAGACCGACCTGAGTTCAGAGAGCTGAGGGCCGTGCAGCACACACTGAAGTACAGCACAGGGAAATTCACTCTCAGACAG GAGATAGCCCACTTCCTGTCTGTGGCTTCCTGTGACTCCCTGCCTCTGACCAGACTGGAGGGGCTGAAGGACCTGAGGAGACAGCTCCACAACAACAAGAGCCAGATCAGACCGCTGCTGAGAGAGTGCCTCG CGGACCCTGAAGAGAGTGTGTTGGTGCTGCTGGTCCTTAACCTACTACAGCTCTGTAAGCTAGCAGCCAATCACCCTGGAGGAAGAGACATCTTAG AGGCTGCAGGGAGCTGTCTGGGAGAGCTGGGGCCTGTGGATTTCTCCACCATCGCTCTACTCCATGGGAAGGACCAGCTCAATGCCAGAGCTGTATCACTCTTCTCTCCAGTGGAACCACAGTGGCTCTACATCATCCTGAACTGCATCAACAACGCCCTCACACACCACTG TATTGAGGTGAGGCAAGCTGCTGTCCAGAGTCTGAAGGACATCTTGGCCACTCAGGCTGGAGCTGACTTCTGGGAGATCCATAAAGACAACCGTGACCCCATGCTGGCTTACCTCAACCCTTTTAGATCTACCAAGAAGAAG GTGGTCGGGATGAGTGAGGAGGTGAGCTTGGTGGCTAGGGAGCGGTTGGAGAGCCAGGACCTGTGGGTGCCTGAGGCTGGCGGCCATAAGGCCTGGTTGAAGACGCTCTGCATGGTTCTGCTGGACAGTGGAGGGGTCAGGAGTGAGGCTCTGCTGCTTTCCCGGCCCCTGTGTCTG GTGAAAACAGACTTCTGCCAGAGGGTGCTGCCGCTCATCATCCATGACATCCTGCTGGGGGACTCTGACGGCTCCTGGAGGAAGCTCCTCTCCACACACATCCAGGACTTTTTCACCAGCTGTTCCAGTCGTGCCCGGGCCTCCAGCCGCTCCaccactcctctcccctccgACTCTG CAGGAGAGTCGGACATCTCCAACCAGGGTCCGTTGGATAAGGCCTCTCTGCGCACCATGCTCTCTGTCATTAACTATCTGAGGCAGCAACAAAGACCTCTAGAATCTGATAG TAACTTGTGTGGTACGGAGTTTGATGCTGTTGTGTTGGTTCTAGTAACTTGTGTGGTACGGAGTTTGATGCTGTTGTGTTGGTTCTAG
- the atm gene encoding serine-protein kinase ATM isoform X7: MSLVLHELLVCCRGLENDKATERKKEADRFRQLIRSPDTVEELDRISGTRAAKSSKQLTWNAVFRFLQKYLQKETELLQSGKANVSATTQANRQKKMQEISSLVKYFIRCANKRGPRLNCGELLNHVMEILRSSFSCSAYGEDYSSILLKNILSVRKYWCEITQQQWHNLLDLYCGLFTGSSKAINRVLVSRIIHTAVQGCCLQTEGFSHTLFSFFSRALLNARQERHLAVVEHLVSALNVFLRSAAMNCRIRVCRLGEELLPSVLYVWTQMRPSTTLKEEIVEFFNLQLCVHHPKGSKTQDTGAYAEDWVKWQSLLYNLYDALVSEISQIGSRGKYATGSRHIAVKENLMELTAEICHQLFSEDCNLQVLEVTQAHLRATQRGSPHGTPSKRRRIELGWEVLRDHLQPHHSDFDIIPWLQITSVLTSKYPSMVPGQELVPLLSILCQLLGEQRRGDRGPYVLRCLREVARCQATHPERAQSYRVELGRLWGRVWALALRGVSSPQTEALSLALLSTILQGAFIPIDRELWKLFSGSACKPSDAAALCLAQALLKCPVLKSLGTGWDHAGAVEGVGPPSLKENIMSWLLMNEQSEEAEESSRPHPIVCRDFPHNLIPRILVPLTLKDTRAGIMFLLGAKGLESAVMQDQTQVEVKGALSEIESMYLQFSFDEMPSNPMVKEMVSSAGTQLTVVPSLKHKLEQGLLSVADHLLNCYSPDSQTTPPECLVRCSSLLTGVLAGYVSTGLLTEEEACHSQLFLKAKALVQDFSEYISNVKVKMAEDGTMTTLRSVMRLCTQCVNRGVKDSMSSVSCNLFMKIFPARLLTELAEICKLLLNSSCKRGSVGIEEETTDEDWDMTRTQADQQEDIDLFDDGDEPQTSTSKGTHRQNVDPNDTQCGPDAKSLLAEEHLAQQDLAILASLEFLSLCVSAEFIHGLSFKPVEVRRKLLLLLEQIDCTKPLHLNMYLVLLKKLPAEDTSLAAEEFDSLLRPLADLCSLYRQDQEICAAVLLGLLPSIRSLGRTQDQHNDMRHVQGALLQVVSGFCILGRTGKCTAIVKVALIHCLLALLEADPCCKWAVLTLREEELPVSVILPSHLSDSHHHVRMLAAMTVERLFLEMTPDSLEKRKMLPLKCQQTAFENIYLKAQEGMRVQKNSSPEDLSDETFNRKATLLKSVSVVLCCSPVCEKQSLFALFQSYKENNIEEPLIKKVLGSVSRALGYRSVEAFVSSHLDYLVAEWLGQHGYTLESFPYTLLNHATLKDFYSSSYQVLIPHLVFLDDFKQVKSISTHLGKDWKKLLANCFPKIMVNILPYFAVSGQDAQVAQQREKAHRVYDLLKDSNCLGKPQIDSLIHSNLSDIVVELLMTLYEGAATEEGGRGDLRRFIGELDPAPNPPYFSSYVIKATLDYLSSCHSANLKSLVAILSKTPISIQRILLAVCQKAAETINAYERHRILLMYYLFVSLLLKEVKDGLGGAWAFVLRDIIYTLIHHINSRPAQLDEVSSRSFSLCCDLLTSVCRTAVQFCDDAVESHLQVIVGTLTAQVTNQLAISQQVLSLLKFLVVESQDKLKSAIQKLEPFPDRPEFRELRAVQHTLKYSTGKFTLRQEIAHFLSVASCDSLPLTRLEGLKDLRRQLHNNKSQIRPLLRECLADPEESVLVLLVLNLLQLCKLAANHPGGRDILEAAGSCLGELGPVDFSTIALLHGKDQLNARAVSLFSPVEPQWLYIILNCINNALTHHWYTIQGSTLTCFQRAHLLQS; this comes from the exons GAGGGCCTCGGCTGAATTGTGGTGAGCTCCTGAATCATGTGATGGAGATTCTGCGGAGCTCATTCAGCTGCTCGGCCTATGGGGAGGACTACAGCAGCATCTTGCTCAAGAACATCCTGTCTGTCCGCAAGTACTGGTGTGAGATCACCCAGCAGCAGTGGCACA ATTTGCTGGATCTGTATTGTGGCCTTTTCACTGGTTCCTCCAAGGCCATAAATCGTGTGCTTGTGAGCAGGATCATCCACACTGCAGTCCAGGGCTGCTGTCTGCAGACTGAGGGCTTCAGCCATACACTCTTCAGCTTCTTCTCCAGAGCACTGCTCAATGCCAG GCAGGAGAGACACTTGGCAGTGGTGGAGCACTTGGTCTCTGCTCTGAACGTCTTCCTGAGGTCTGCTGCCATGAACTGCCGTATCAGGGTGTGTCGGCTGGGTGAGGAGCTCCTGCCCTCTGTGCTCTATGTGTGGACACAGATGAGGCCCAGCACCACTCTCAAAGAGGAGATAGTAGAGTTCTTCAACCTGCAGCTCTGTGTACATCATCCCAAAGGATCAAAGACACAAGACACAG GAGCCTACGCTGAGGACTGGGTCAAATGGCAGAGTCTACTCTATAACCTGTATGATGCCCTGGTGAGTGAGATCAGCCAGATTGGGAGCCGGGGGAAATATGCCACAGGGTCGCGCCACATCGCTGTGAAGGAGAACCTTATGGAGCTAACTGCAGAAATCTGCCATCAG CTCTTTAGCGAGGATTGTAACCTCCAGGTTCTGGAGGTGACTCAGGCCCACCTCAGAGCCACCCAGAGAGGCAGTCCACACGGCACGCCCAGCAAGCGTAGACGCATCGAGCTGGGCTGGGAGGTTCTCCGAGACCACCTGCAGCCACACCATAGTGACTTTGACATCATACCATG GTTACAGATCACATCAGTGTTGACCTCTAAGTACCCCTCCATGGTGCCTGGCCAGGAGCTGGTTCCTCTGCTGTCCATCCTGTGCCAGCTGCTGGGGGAGCAGCGGCGGGGTGACAGGGGGCCCTACGTGCTGCGCTGCCTGAGGGAGGTGGCTCGCTGCCAGGCCACACACCCAGAGAGGGCCCAATCCTACAGGGTTGAACTGGGCAGGCTGTGGGGCCGTGTCTGGGCCCTGGCTCTACGGGGGGTCAGCTCCCCCCAAACTGAGGCCCTCAGTCTGGCCCTGCTGTCCACCATCCTCCAGGGAGCCTTCATTCCCATTGACAGAGAGCTCTGGAAGCTCTTCTCTGGCTCGGCCTGCAAGCCCTCTGA TGCTGCTGCTCTGTGTTTGGCCCAGGCCCTTCTCAAGTGTCCTGTTCTTAAGAGCCTGGGCACTGGGTGGGACCATGCAGGGGCTGTGGAGGGGGTCGGGCCACCCAGCCTCAAGGAGAACATCATGAGCTGGCTGCTGATGAACGAACAGAGTGAAGAGGCAGAGGAGAGCTCAAGACCACACCCCATCGTCTGCAG GGATTTTCCTCATAACCTAATCCCCAGAATCCTTGTGCCTTTGACCCTCAAAGACACCCGAGCTGGCATTATGTTTCTCCTTGGAGCAAAGGGACTTGAGAG TGCTGTGATGCAAGATCAAACACAAGTGGAAGTTAAAGGTGCCCTGAGTGAGATTGAGAGCATGTACCTGCAGTTCAGCTTTGACGAGATGCCCTCTAACCCCATGGTGAAAGAGATGGTGTCCTCAGCCGGCACCCAGCTCACTGTTGTCCCCAGCCTAAAACACAAGCTGGAGCAGGGCCTCTTGTCTGTGGCTGACCACCTACTCAACTGCTACTCCCCAGAT TCTCAGACCACACCACCAGAATGCCTGGTTCGTTGTTCAAGTCTTCTTACTGGCGTTTTAGCAGGATATGTCTCTACTGGTCTCCTGACTGAGGAAGAAGCCTGCCATTCCCAACTCTTCCTAAAGGCCAAG GCACTGGTTCAGGATTTTAGTGAGTACATATCTAATGTGAAGGTGAAGATGGCAGAGGATGGGACAATGACCACACTCAGGTCTGTCATGCGGCTGTGCACACAGTGTGTCAACAGAGGGGTTAAG GACAGTATGAGCTCTGTCTCTTGCAACTTGTTCATGAAGATTTTCCCTGCGAGACTTTTGACTGAACTGGCAGAAATATGCAAACTGTTG CTGAACAGCTCCTGTAAGAGAGGCAGTGTGGGGATTGAGGAGGAGACCACAGATGAGGACTGGGACATGACGAGGACACAGGCTGACCAGCAGGAGGACATTGACCTGTTTGATGATGGAGACGAACCACAGACCAGCACATCTAAGGGGACTCACAGACAGAATGTGGACCCCAATGACACCCAGTGTGGTCCTG ATGCTAAAAGCCTACTGGCTGAGGAGCATTTGGCCCAGCAGGATTTAGCCATCTTGGCCAGTCTGGAGTTCCTGTCCCTGTGTGTATCGGCTGAGTTTATCCACGGGCTCTCTTTCAAACCAGTGGAGGTCCGCCGcaagttactactgctgctggagcAGATAGACTGCACCAAGCCACTACACCTCAACATG TACCTGGTCCTTCTGAAGAAACTACCTGCTGAGGACACATCGCTGGCAGCTGAAGAGTTTGACTCACTCCTCAGACCTCTGGC GGATCTTTGCTCATTGTACCGCCAGGACCAGGAGATCTGTGCTGCAGTGCTGCTGGGTCTGCTACCGTCTATCCGTAGTCTGGGCCGTACTCAGGACCAGCATAATGACATGAGACACGTCCAGGGAGCTCTGCTCCAAGTGGTCTCTGGATTCTG CATTTTGGGCAGAACGGGGAAATGCACAGCAATTGTAAAGGTGGCATTAATTCACTGTCTACTGGCTCTACTGGAG GCTGACCCTTGCTGTAAGTGGGCGGTCCTTACCCTGAGGGAGGAGGAGCTTCCAGTGTCCGTCATCCTCCCGTCCCACCTGTCCGACTCTCACCATCACGTACGAATGCTTGCAGCCATGACAGTGGAAAG GCTGTTCTTGGAGATGACACCAGACAGCTTGGAGAAGAGAAAGATGCTTCCTCTGAAATGCCAGCAGACAGCCTTTGAGAACATCTACCTGAAAGCCCAAGAAGGGATGAGGGTCCAG AAGAACAGCTCTCCTGAAGACCTGAGTGACGAGACCTTTAACCGCAAGGCCACGCTGCTGAAGAGTGTGTCGGTGGTGCTGTGCTGCAGCCCCGTCTGTGAGAAACAGTCCCTCTTCGCCCTCTTCCAGTCCTACAAGGAGAACAACATAGAGGAGCCGCTCATCAAAAAG GTCCTGGGCAGTGTGTCCAGAGCTCTGGGCTACAGGAGTGTGGAGGCATTTGTCAGCTCTCACCTGGATTACCTGGTGGCAGAGTGGCTGGGCCAGCATGGCTACACTCTGGAGTCCTTCCCATACACGCTGCTCAACCACGCCACTCTCAAGGACTTCTACAG CTCCTCCTATCAGGTCCTTATCCCACACCTGGTCTTCCTGGATGACTTTAAGCAGGTGAAGTCCATCAGCACCCACCTGGGTAAGGACTGGAAGAAGCTGCTGGCCAACTGCTTCCCTAAGATCATGGTTAACATCCTGCCCTACTTTGCCGTGTCGGGCCAGGATGCCCAAGTGGCCcagcagagagagaaggcccaCAGGGTCTATGACCTACTCAAGGACAGCAACTGCCTGGGCAAACCG CAAATCGACAGCCTGATTCACAGTAACCTGTCAGACATTGTGGTGGAGCTGTTGATGACCCTGTATGAAGGGGCTGCTACTGAGGAGGGGGGCAGAGGGGACCTGAGAAGGTTCATAGG GGAACTGGACCCAGCCCCAAACCCACCCTATTTCAGCTCCTATGTCATAAAAGCCACACTGGACTATCTCAGCTCGTGTCACAGTGCCAATCTCAAGTCCCTGGTGGCCATTTTATCCAAGACTCCG ATCTCCATCCAGAGGATCCTACTGGCGGTGTGTCAGAAGGCAGCTGAGACGATCAATGCCTACGAGAGGCACCGCATCCTGCTGATGTACTACCTGTTTGTCAGCCTGCTGCTCAAGGAGGTCAAGGACGGCCTGGGGGGAGCCTGGGCCTTCGTCCTCCGAGACATAATTTACACACTCATCCACCACATCAACAGCAG GCCTGCCCAGTTGGACGAGGTGTCCAGCCGTAGTTTCTCCCTGTGttgtgacctactgacctctgTGTGTCGCACGGCCGTGCAGTTCTGTGACGATGCTGTGGAGAGCCACCTCCAGGTCATCGTTGGTACTCTCACTGCCCAGGTGACAAACCAACTTGCTATCTCACAGCAG gtgctcAGTCTTTTGAAGTTCCTGGTCGTAGAGAGTCAGGACAAGCTGAAGAGTGCCATCCAGAAGTTAGAGCCCTTCCCAGACCGACCTGAGTTCAGAGAGCTGAGGGCCGTGCAGCACACACTGAAGTACAGCACAGGGAAATTCACTCTCAGACAG GAGATAGCCCACTTCCTGTCTGTGGCTTCCTGTGACTCCCTGCCTCTGACCAGACTGGAGGGGCTGAAGGACCTGAGGAGACAGCTCCACAACAACAAGAGCCAGATCAGACCGCTGCTGAGAGAGTGCCTCG CGGACCCTGAAGAGAGTGTGTTGGTGCTGCTGGTCCTTAACCTACTACAGCTCTGTAAGCTAGCAGCCAATCACCCTGGAGGAAGAGACATCTTAG AGGCTGCAGGGAGCTGTCTGGGAGAGCTGGGGCCTGTGGATTTCTCCACCATCGCTCTACTCCATGGGAAGGACCAGCTCAATGCCAGAGCTGTATCACTCTTCTCTCCAGTGGAACCACAGTGGCTCTACATCATCCTGAACTGCATCAACAACGCCCTCACACACCACTGGTACACCATACAGGGGTCTACGCTGACATGTTTTCAAAGAGCACATTTGCTCCAAAGTTGA